From one Rhopalosiphum padi isolate XX-2018 chromosome 2, ASM2088224v1, whole genome shotgun sequence genomic stretch:
- the LOC132918976 gene encoding thioredoxin, mitochondrial produces the protein MSVGRVYRKSFTVCGSEDFIQNVLKSDIPVIVNFHAEWCEPCLTLTPLLKKMVGDSPSVHLAIVDVEKNADLVHTFEVKAVPAVLAIRDGHVIDKFIGLIDNDMINEMVKKNI, from the coding sequence ATGTCTGTTGGTCGTGTATATCGTAAATCATTTACAGTATGTGGCAGTGAAGACTTTATACAGAATGTATTAAAAAGTGATATTCCTGTAATCGTCAACTTCCATGCAGAGTGGTGTGAACCTTGTTTAACATTAACACCTTTGTTAAAAAAGATGGTTGGAGACTCACCATCTGTACATTTAGCAATAGTGGATGTGGAAAAGAATGCTGATTTGGTTCATACATTTGAGGTAAAAGCAGTTCCAGCTGTTTTAGCCATTCGCGATGGTCATGTCATTGACAAATTTATTGGGCTTATTGACAATGATATGATCAATGAaatggtgaaaaaaaatatctaa